In Marinobacter sp. F4206, the genomic stretch CCATCCCGGTCCAGGGCATGCTCCTGATGAATATGCCCCCACAGCACCAGCTGCACCTGGGGGTACCGGTCGACAACCGCCCAGAACGCCTCCCGATTGCGGAGACCAATCTGCGCCATCCAGTCCGAGCCAATATCCACCGGATGATGGTGCAGCGTAATCAATGCCGGGAGATCTGGATGTTCGGCAAGGGAAGCCTCCAGGAAATCGAGTTCTGACTGGGCCAGCTCGCCATAGACCTTTCCGGGCACGGATGAATCCAGAAGGATGCATTGCCAACCGCCCCGGACAATTTGCCGACGATCGGCGTGATACTCAGCAGCGACAGCCTTGAAAGCCTCCGCGTCGTCATGATTACCCGCCAGCCAGGCCGAATCACACGCGAACACCTGTAAACTTTCGCCAAACACCCGGTAAGCTTCCTCCGAGCCGTCCTGAGCCAGATCGCCGGTTGCCAGGATCAGATCTGGCTGACCATGAACCTTTAAAACCTCATCAATTACGGCCGCCAGACTCTCCCGGGTATTCACGCCCAGAAGCTCTCCGTTGGCGTTCGCCATCAGGTGGGGATCCGTCAGTTGCAGTACCCGGAACGGCCGGGGTTCATCCTTTGTGGTCATGGCGCTCTTGGTCAAATCAGTGCTCATCACTTGAACGTGGCACAAGTGTACGACGACAGCTTCCGGTTTTATCACCTTCGAATGCAACGGGAGTCACATTATGACCAGTCACCGGCGACATATTGCAATTTTTGACAACTATGACACACGTACCGGATCGCACCAGCCCACTTTAGTACTGTGTGCAAGGCCCCGGGCGTGGATTCAGTCCACGCCTTCACCGGCTGACCAGGCAGCATGCTCCATAGGCAGATGACCAAAGCGCAGGCAGTAATCGAGCCAGTCCGCCAGGAAACCATTGACCTGAACCTTCTCGTCCGGGTGATGCATAAAGCGGTTGGGGTAATCATTGACCGGGGCGATCTGACGGTCCCGGTAACAGCTGATGACCTCGGCCATGGCGGCATCGTGATAGACCCGCACGGTCATCTGCGGATTATTCAACCAACGGCCGGCATTGTGAACCTGCTCAAGCAGAAGAGTTTCGGTAAATCGTGCGGTTTGCAGGACCTTGATCTGCACCCTGCCGAGGTACAGGTTTTCCCGGTGGAGCTCAAATTCACACACAGGTTTGCCATCGACCTCAAGCTGGCGAAGTCGGCTCAAACGCTGGTAGTTGCCATCGCACAGGGCGCCTAGCTGCCTGAGGTCCGGCACATACCGCTTTGGCTTCATACCCCACTCTGTCATGACGTCGCCT encodes the following:
- the cpdA gene encoding 3',5'-cyclic-AMP phosphodiesterase, whose amino-acid sequence is MTTKDEPRPFRVLQLTDPHLMANANGELLGVNTRESLAAVIDEVLKVHGQPDLILATGDLAQDGSEEAYRVFGESLQVFACDSAWLAGNHDDAEAFKAVAAEYHADRRQIVRGGWQCILLDSSVPGKVYGELAQSELDFLEASLAEHPDLPALITLHHHPVDIGSDWMAQIGLRNREAFWAVVDRYPQVQLVLWGHIHQEHALDRDGVRLLATPSTCIQFTSNSSQFSVEPLPPGYRWFELMASGDFNTEVRRAEDFEFELDQNSSGY
- a CDS encoding DUF1249 domain-containing protein: MTEWGMKPKRYVPDLRQLGALCDGNYQRLSRLRQLEVDGKPVCEFELHRENLYLGRVQIKVLQTARFTETLLLEQVHNAGRWLNNPQMTVRVYHDAAMAEVISCYRDRQIAPVNDYPNRFMHHPDEKVQVNGFLADWLDYCLRFGHLPMEHAAWSAGEGVD